From Trichoderma atroviride chromosome 1, complete sequence, one genomic window encodes:
- a CDS encoding uncharacterized protein (EggNog:ENOG41) — protein MVNTGKPSMACATCKTRRIKCDRLQPECSACKRAGWICPGVPSEADVVFRHHRRRPAPPGSQQASIGPPLEPRDGQRIIELAPSITDRATAFFLYQYAFSPELCASTGISPGVHEHLPVLLQHEPSTGALSTIVSAAGLAALANAGASTPWKYDAYRSYGKALQQLQVDLQDPVRMKSDGTLAAVMLMGTFEMISNGDLTCMESFGRHTIAGAQCVQLRGPSQFRNLVSIILFIQLRRLIVSTCHQLQVPLPYTLKTWSRWTEDPQKKDEASLNRFFELNEDLAAIRAEIKRKAIRSPAVVAAMLTPIDDKLEDWKSKLPDSWYFRSYRSLVPGTSSAAGGQMFQYDEYPDFWVASTWNNYRMVRILIHESIMTTTINYGTDEEKTGLGQSAKVLAEMTNGICSSVPYIMGDRCNRRYSRGSLEAARPDLRRAKPGGCTLLWPLFLAGSLSTTPKDQRDWIARVLRELGLRMGIQLAISMAIKLEQTTSFSDADLWYIGEFFPS, from the exons ATGGTGAATACTGGAAAGCCCAGCATGGCTTGTGCCACCTGCAAAACACGCAGGATCAAA TGTGATAGGCTGCAGCCCGAATGCTCTGCGTGTAAACGAGCTGGATGGATTTGTCCGGGAGTCCCGTCCGAGGCCGATGTCGTGTTCCGGCACCACCGCAGACGTCCCGCGCCCCCAGGCTCTcagcaagcaagcattgGTCCGCCGTTAGAACCAAGAGACGGGCAGAGAATCATTGAATTGGCGCCTTCGATTACAGATAGGGCtacagccttcttcttgtatcAATACGCGTTTAGTCCCGAGCTCTGCGCCAGCACCGGCATCTCTCCCGGAGTCCATGAGCATTTGCCGGTCCTCCTTCAACATGAACCGTCGACGGGAGCGCTTAGTACCATTGTTTCAGCCGCGGGGCTTGCCGCTTTGGCGAATGCTGGAGCTTCAACGCCGTGGAAATACGATGCATATCGTTCATACGGGAAAGCCCTCCAGCAGCTACAAGTTGATTTGCAGGATCCAGTCCGGATGAAATCTGATGGCACGCTGGCAGCTGTCATGCTGATGGGTACTTTTGAG ATGATCTCCAATGGTGACTTGACTTGTATGGAGTCTTTCGGTCGCCATACTATAGCCGGCGCTCAATGCGTTCAGCTTCGAGGACCAAGCCAGTTTCGAAATCTAGTATCCATCATTTTATTTATTCAGCTACGTCGTCTTATT GTCTCGACTTGCCACCAGCTACAGGTGCCATTACCTTACACTCTCAAGACGTGGTCACGATGGACTGAGGATCCCCAAAAGAAAGACGAAGCCTCTCTGAACCGCTTCTTTGAGCTAAATGAGGATCTAGCAGCCATCCGAGCTGAGATTAAGCGAAAGGCCATACGTAGCCCTGCAGTTGTGGCTGCCATGTTAACGCCAATCGATGACAAGCTTGAAGACTGGAAGTCGAAGCTTCCAGACTCGTGGTATTTCAGGTCGTACAGATCTCTAGTACCAGGGACCAGTTCAGCGGCTGGAGGCCAGATGTTTCAATATGACGAGTATCCGGATTTCTGGGTTGCTTCTACCTGGAATAATTACCGCATGGTCCGTATTTTAATTCACGAGTCCATTATGACGACGACAATAAACTACGGCacggatgaagagaagacgggCCTCGGGCAATCAGCCAAGGTACTGGCCGAGATGACAAACGGAATTTGCTCCAGTGTGCCGTACATTATGGGCGACAGGTGCAATAGGCGCTACTCGAGAGGCAGCCTCGAAGCTGCAAGGCCAGACTTGAGACGAGCCAAACCAGGTGGATGCACGCTGTTATGGCCCCTGTTTCTAGCTGGATCGCTGAGTACCACACCCAAAGATCAGCGAGACTGGATTGCCCGCGTTTTGCGAGAACTGGGCCTCCGCATGGGCATACAGCTAGCCATATCGATGGCGATCAAACTGGAGCAGACGACGTCGTTTTCAGACGCTGACCTGTGGTATATTGGCGAGTTCTTTCCCAGCTAG
- a CDS encoding uncharacterized protein (EggNog:ENOG41~MEROPS:MER0030934~SECRETED:SignalP(1-19)): MVLLSLVLGTVLAAAPCYANTGCPSSLLSTPSVTTRHGTLLGGKCNTTDVNFFLSIPYANSPKRFHAPVPYTGVFNKRNATVPAPACPQFGTTFIETESQSEDCLFLDIWVPEHKPHETKLPVKIWVFGGGDEAGGISNAMYTGCYAAEKAIQVNINYRLGPLGFLAADKAGIGGNFGIQDQLLALKWIKANIESFGGDADKMVLFGQSAGAFNTFAIATMDEAPSLINAAIMESGGGSDFASVAEAQPWNDVFLVGLGCQPSDFSCINSKSVAEMQKAVLQMPAGVGPTIGSPISNLGRGFSWGPLVDGKVIPRAPASAGVKVPSIFGSTASEGMLFVLATYSQNLTKQTQDTYDDLLSYQFGPLASRVNSTYPLSNFPPTASIPNSADAAIGAIFTDYVFKCTAHRGLEKGIANRVPVFAYSFARVPSCTWMTSVPDVPFVHSFLGATHTAEFPFVFGVMDGLPAPGGNCSCTADELQVSKQIISSWDSMAAIASPGAHWPRYLGGNQGSKGMGMMYLANETVVGEIDYSVCPFWDEIREELLALQAQGKVSGP; this comes from the exons ATGGTGCTGCTCTCTCTCGTTCTCGGCACCGTCCTAGCGGCAGCGCCATGCTACGCTAATACTGGGTGCCCAAGTTCATTGCTGTCGACTCCATCGGTGACGACAAGACATGGGACACTGTTGGGTGGAAAATGCAACACGACAGATGTaaacttcttcttgtctaTTCCCTACGCAAACTCTCCAAAGAGATTCCACGCTCCTGTGCCGTATACTGGAGTATTCAACAAACGAAACGCCACGGTTCCCGCTCCAGCCTGTCCGCAGTTTGGGACGACTTTCATTGAGACGGAGTCGCAGTCTGAGGACTG CCTCTTCCTTGACATTTGGGTTCCGGAGCACAAGCCTCATGAAACCAAGCTCCCTGTCAAGATATGGGTCTttggtggcggcgacgaAGCAGGCGGCATCTCCAATGCAATGTACACAGGATGCTACGCCGCCGAGAAGGCGATTCAGGTCAATATCAACTACCGCCTTGGACCTTTGGGCTTTTTGGCGGCTGACAAGGCTGGAATTGGTGGCAATTTTGGCATACAAGATCAGCTTCTGGCGCTGAAGTGGATCAAGGCAAACATTGAGTCGTTTGGCGGCGATGCT GATAAGATGGTTCTTTTTGGACAGTCAGCTGGCGCTTTCAATACTTTTGCCATTGCGACCATGGACGAGGCGCCTAGTCTGATTAATGCTGCCATCATGGAATCGGGAGGTGGCAGCGACTTTGCATCTGTTGCGGAGGCCCAACCGTGGAATGATGTTTTCCTTGTTGGCCTGGGCTGCCAGCCTTCAGAT TTCTCCTGTATCAATTCCAAGAGCGTAGCCGAGATGCAAAAAGCTGTTTTACAGATGCCCGCCGGGGTTGGACCGACAATTGGCAGTCCCATTTCCAATCTCGGTCGAGGCTTTAGTTGGGGCCCTCTTGTGGACGGCAAAGTAATTCCTAGAGCGCCTGCTTCGGCCGGTGTCAAGGTTccatccatctttggctcGACTGCTTCAGAAGGCATGCTCTTTGTTTTGGCTACTTACTCGCAAAACTTGACAAAGCAAACTCAGGATACTTACGACGACTTGTTGAGTTATCAGTTTGGCCCGCTTGCGTCGCGCGTCAATTCCACCTATCCGCTCTCCAATTTTCCGCCAACCGCTTCTATTCCCAACTCTgccgatgccgccatcgGTGCCATTTTCACTGATTACGTCTTCAAGTGTACGGCACACAGGGGCCTTGAGAAGGGTATCGCCAACAGGGTTCCTGTTTTTGCCTATTCATTCGCTCGCGTTCCCTCTTGCACTTGGATGACGTCTGTGCCCGATGTTCCTTTTGTCCACAGCTTTCTTGGTGCCACGCACACTGCGGAGTTTCCATTTGTCTTTGGCGTGATGGATGGGCTGCCCGCGCCCGGAGGGAACTGTAGTTGTACTGCAGACGAGTTACAGGTCAGCAAGCAGATTATATCCTCGTGGGATAGTATGGCAGCTATTGCTAGCCCTGGAGCACATTGGCCGCGCTACTTGGGTGGAAATCAGGGAAGCAAGGGCATGGGGATGATGTATCTCGCGAACGAGACTGTTGTAGGTGAGATTGACTATAGTGTTTGTCCGTTTTGGGACGAGATACGAGAAGAGCTATTGGCTCTGCAAGCTCAGGGGAAAGTGAGCGGGCCTTGA
- a CDS encoding uncharacterized protein (EggNog:ENOG41) has translation MSMIGRLWGCFNPPTPPKSSDAIRFGVLGAASIAPYSLFIPAKSHPEVIIQAISARDRSKAEAYAKSHGIPEVKDTYQDILNDPNIDAVFIPLPNSLHFEWAVRAIRAGKHVLLEKPSVSSSAEAEILFNLPELDQPNGPVLLEAFHNRFYPAWALFNSLVDPADVEHVESRSMLPWWSTSKDAIYFNYNLAGGTILAMGTYNFAALRMLFGQSPDECTSCDVKSYTEGIHDKCDYDFKATFRFPNGGTGVASSTLVGETVMKPSWVTVKTREAVIPNDDLPAGQQQYQKRELTLQGLIHGAFWHRIDIKEINEIRTKHGQVVKQWEKTTSRKAYTWKEAGGEFSHLPGEAHWMSFRHQLEQFVNKVKGRKTQHWVEREDSIAQMKMIDMAYEKSGLGPRPTSSFK, from the exons ATGTCCATGATTGGTCGTCTCTGGGGCTGCTTCAACCCTCCTACCCCTCCCAAAAGCAGCGATGCCATCCGGTTCGGCGTCTTGGGAGCTGCCAGCATTGC ACCCTATTCCTTATTCATCCCCGCCAAATCACATCCCGAGGTCATCATCCAGGCCATTAGCGCCCGTGATCGCAGCAAGGCAGAGGCGTATGCCAAGTCCCATGGCATTCCCGAAGTAAAGGATACTTATCAAG ATATCCTCAATGATCCCAACATTGATGCCGTCTTCATCCCTCTGCCCAACAGCCTGCACTTTGAGTGGGCTGTGCGAGCCATCCGCGCCGGCAAGCATGTCCTGCTCGAGAAGCCTTCCGTCTCCAGCTCTGCCGAAGCCGAAATCCTCTTCAACCTGCCCGAGCTGGACCAGCCCAACGGCCCCGTCTTGCTCGAAGCCTTCCATAACCGCTTCTATCCCGCCTGGGCTCTGTTCAACTCCTTGGTCGACCCCGCCGACGTCGAGCACGTCGAGTCGCGCTCCATGCTTCCCTGGTGGTCCACCAGCAAGGATGCCATTTACTTCAACTACAACCTTGCCGGCGGcaccatcttggccatgggcACCTACAACTTTGCCGCCTTGCGCATGCTCTTTGGCCAAAGCCCAGACGAGTGCACCAGCTGCGACGTAAAGTCGTACACAGAGGGCATACATGACAAGTGTGACTATGACTTCAAGGCCACCTTTCGTTTCCCCAATGGCGGCACCGGCGTCGCCTCTAGCACGCTGGTCGGCGAAACCGTGATGAAGCCATCATGGGTTACAGTCAAGACCAGAGAGGCAGTCATTCCCAATGACGACCTGCCTGCGGGCCAGCAACAGTATCAAAAGCGCGAGTTGACGCTGCAAGGCCTTATCCATGGAGCCTTTTGGCATCGCATCGACATCAAGGAGATTAACGAGATCCGAACAAAGCATGGCCAAGTTGTCAAGCAGTGGGAGAAGACGACCTCGCGAAAGGCATACACGTGGAAGGAGGCTGGCGGCGAGTTTTCTCATCTGCCCGGCGAGGCTCACTGGATGTCTTTTAGGCACCAGCTGGAACAGTTTGTCAACAAGGTCAAGGGGCGTAAGACGCAGCACTGGGTCGAGAGGGAGGATTCGATTgcgcagatgaagatgattgaCATGGCCTATGAGAAGAGTGGGCTGGGGCCAAGGCCGACCAGTTCGTTCAAGTGA
- a CDS encoding uncharacterized protein (TransMembrane:4 (o12-33i45-67o87-120i127-146o)): MPQNPLMPLNHLLGPIIGMIQIVQTIIQALIFLDHWVLALIVHHEIAWVICIMLVAIGEAISAPWRLRLENTYNDTGDKAFVAATLAVFSLWSGILSIIAICEFVGVLVWVCVYFAAIWFDARPPRLLPLIERAWLAAGFDLIIIWRTHY, translated from the coding sequence ATGCCTCAAAACCCCCTCATGCCTCTAAATCACCTCCTCGGCCCAATCATCGGCATGATCCAAATCGTTCAAACCATCATCCAAGCGCTGATATTCTTGGACCACTGGGTCCTAGCACTCATCGTCCATCACGAAATCGCCTGGGTCATATGTATCATGCTGGTGGCCATCGGAGAGGCCATCAGTGCCCCCTGGCGCCTTCGATTGGAAAACACCTACAACGATACGGGCGACAAGGCCTTTGTAGCGGCTACTCTGGCCGTTTTCTCGCTGTGGTCCGGCATCCTatccatcatcgccatttgCGAGTTCGTTGGCGTCTTGGTCTGGGTCTGTGTCTACTTTGCGGCTATTTGGTTCGACGCGAGGCCGCCTCGGCTTTTGCCACTGATCGAGCGAGCCTGGCTCGCTGCCGGATTCGATCTCATAATTATTTGGCGCACCCACTACTGA
- a CDS encoding uncharacterized protein (TransMembrane:3 (o6-28i40-61o88-111i)), protein MDTIDAVIYFSTWNVVGFVTGSFFGFLLDSFANSHPLEVAFLYHYILSFIFIAVLFVPVVFARHPGTFSWRHRFPSTEEAFDFIKLLVFWWLVLFMLGVLLEGLALGTFALPYIAGWRQEHCDDPEYIPVSTMLIRAIDGMARDVVVAYREITWLGLRGLLWSGGCVSGCETSLQKDEL, encoded by the exons ATGGACACAATTGACGCCGTGATATATTTCTCCACATGGAATGTAGTGGGATTCGTCACGGGtagcttcttcggcttcctcCTCGATTCATTCGCCAACAGTCACCCTCTAGAAGTCGCCTTTTTATACCACTACATActcagcttcatcttcatcgccgtgTTGTTTGTGCCCGTGGTCTTTGCCCGCCACCCCGGGACCTTTTCATGGCGCCACCGGTTCCCCAGCACCGAAGAGGCTTTTGACTTCATCAAGCTCCTTGTCTTCTGGTggctcgtcctcttcatgcTCGGCGTCTTGCTGGAAGGCCTCGCGCTCGGGACCTTTGCGCTTCCGTATATAGCAGGCTGGCGCCAGGAGCATTGCGACGACCCCGAGTATATACCGGTGTCGACGATGCTGATCCGGGCGATTGACGGGATGGCGAGGGATGTTGTCGTGGCATATAGAGAAATTACTTGGTTGGGCTTAAGAGGGCTTTTGTGGAGTGGCGGCTGCGTGAGCGGCTGCGAAACAAGTTTGCAAAAAG ACGAACTTTGA
- a CDS encoding uncharacterized protein (EggNog:ENOG41~TransMembrane:1 (o6-32i)), giving the protein MAAWTTILVAYLIGGITFIPILLASVLLFGYYNLPYRRVLGIPYDPDEGDIVHPGDDTTALDEAKRQRNNSDSKRSNTDIDVAAGYFAVCREYVPMGINAKPVERSTPIGSATVTPP; this is encoded by the coding sequence ATGGCGGCTTGGACGACGATTCTGGTGGCCTACCTGATAGGCGGCATTACCTTCATACCTATACTCCTTGCATCTGTTCTCCTCTTCGGATACTATAACTTGCCATATAGACGCGTTCTCGGCATCCCATACGACCCAGACGAGGGCGACATTGTGCATCCCGGCGATGACACAACAGCGCTCGACGAAGCCAAGAGGCAACGGAATAATAGCGATTCCAAGAGGTCGAATACCGATATCGATGTCGCTGCAGGATACTTCGCAGTTTGCCGTGAATATGTTCCCATGGGGATCAATGCCAAACCTGTGGAGCGCTCGACTCCTATCGGCTCAGCCACAGTGACTCCCCCCTAG
- a CDS encoding uncharacterized protein (EggNog:ENOG41~BUSCO:EOG092D0K9C), translating to MYRSIFDRKAAASPMENSSSVSQRPKKAGNVFYVVLRHGHLMLFDDEEQLEVRHVISLAHHRIGIYSGGDTTPEGELFIKRNAISLTRKLDELEQHSSDNQGSRPFYLFSENCSAKEDFYFAMLKNQQHTFGFEDIAPLPKQFELKSIISLVQKLHSSEDQVHSRWINALLGRIFLGVYKTRDLETFINDKITKKISRVKRPSFLTNIKIQQINTGDAAPYLSNLKLRDLNVEGECVVEADLKYTGSFRIEVAATARIDLGARFKVREVNLILAVVLRRLEGHALFKIKPPPSNRIWVSFQTMPKMEMTIEPIVSSRQITYTVITRQIENRIKEVFAETLVQPFWDDIPFFNTEHKKWRGGIFEGDDAVKSPALPAEHLPQVGDAEIPDLLDSGVNHSDGNQPIEKSQTMPVMDSLEPTPSPLESKLEKVDSMLPTLGSSTSVDITIPSAVHSPRSFKTSTEPIVGTETTHADIFKPSTSPPDYAMNHIAALRSRSQDASPLPISRKLSQSTITSRRSSSSSKDFHGNYGTDGDVDPKVLPQLPQQNMSLSPGTVGGSEPDLSRSSTSNSAKSQTGPFSRGLFQKRDPSGMTTTGSIESDMAQKRNTLAAVTNAAAQARQWGWNAIQRQREAMRNNEKSAPVDLSQPMGRGQPLPPPGTPLPMPTNGGTKIGPVPTSKRRSPSLVLEEQAALAAEEDQTRRHQSAAWRRRQDSQLQEESSPNILIVAAPDDSQPNSPAMEAETHQTELWNRDFPDAQQQISNVASSIKSAATNSTDKMTNNLDTEISATTGRPIPSSPSAFADLNDDEYSAWMDDD from the exons ATGTATAGGAGTATTTTCGAccgcaaagctgctgctagccCGATGGAAAACAGTAGCAGCGTTAGCCAGAGGCCTAAGAAGGCAGGCAATGTATTCTACGTGGTGCTTAG ACATGGCCATCTAATGCTATTCGACGATGAGGAGCAGCTCGAAGTACGACATGTGATTTCCCTGGCGCATCATAGAATAGGCATATACTCGGGCGGCGACACCACACCGGAGGGGGAGCTGTTCATCAAACGAAATGCGATATCCTTGACGCGAAAGCTCGATGAACTGGAACAACACTCGTCGGATAATCAGGGATCCAGGCCATTCTATCTGTTTTCGGAGAATTGTTcagccaaagaagatttCTACTTTGCCATGCTGAAAAACCAACAGCACACCTTTGGATTCGAAGACATTGCGCCACTGCCTAAACAATTTGAGCTCAAATCCATCATTTCATTGGTGCAGAAGCTGCATTCATCGGAGGATCAAGTACACTCGCGTTGGATCAATGCACTTCTTGGCAGAATTTTCTTGGGGGTGTATAAAACCCGAGATTTGGAAACTTTTATCAACGACAAGATCACCAAAAAGATATCACGCGTCAAACGACCTTCGTTTCTCACCAATATCAAAATCCAACAGATAAACACTGGAGATGCTGCGCCCTACCTTTCCAATCTGAAACTCAGAGATCTCAACGTCGAGGGAGAGTGCGTAGTAGAGGCGGACTTGAAGTATACAGGCAGCTTTCGGATCGAGGTTGCAGCCACTGCAAGGATCGATTTAGGGGCAAGATTCAAAGTCCGAGAGGTGAACTTGATTCTTGCCGTGGTTCTTCGGCGACTCGAGGGCCATGCTTTATTCAAGATCAAGCCGCCTCCAAGTAACAGGATATGGGTTTCCTTTCAGACaatgccaaagatggagatgactATTGAGCCCATTGTCAGCTCGAGACAAATTACCTATACCGTTATCACTCGTCAGATAGAAAATCGCATCAAGGAAGTCTTTGCCGAGACCTTGGTTCAGCCATTTTGGGATGATATACCCTTCTTCAACACGGAACACAAAAAGTGGAGAGGTGGGATATTTGAAGGGGACGATGCCGTCAAATCTCCTGCACTACCAGCCGAACATTTGCCTCAGGTCGGCGACGCTGAAATACCGGACCTCCTTGATTCTGGTGTGAATCACTCTGATGGCAACCAACCCATCGAAAAGAGCCAAACAATGCCGGTAATGGATTCTCTTGAACCAACACCCAGCCCACTTGAAAGCAAGTTGGAAAAGGTAGATTCTATGCTACCAACTTTGGGGTCATCAACCAGTGTGGATATAACCATTCCATCTGCGGTTCATTCTCCAAGGAGCTTTAAAACTTCTACTGAGCCGATTGTCGGAACTGAAACGACCCATGCTGATATATTCAAGCCCTCAACATCCCCACCAGACTACGCTATGAATCATATTGCGGCTTTGCGATCTAGGTCTCAGGACGCTTCACCCTTGCCAATATCTAGGAAGTTGTCGCAGTCCACCATCACATCCAGAcgctcttcctcctcctctaaAGACTTTCATGGCAACTATGGCACAGACGGCGATGTTGACCCCAAAGTTTTGCCGCAGCTACCGCAACAGAATATGTCTCTATCTCCTGGAACAGTCGGCGGGTCTGAACCGGATCTCTCTCGTTCGTCTACATCTAACTCGGCGAAATCTCAGACGGGCCCTTTTAGCCGTGGTCTTTTCCAAAAACGTGATCCTTCTGGTATGACGACGACTGGTTCTATCGAAAGCGACATGGCACAAAAGAGGAATACTTTGGCGGCAGTCACAAATGCGGCTGCACAGGCAAGACAGTGGGGATGGAATGCTATCCAGAGGCAAAGAGAAGCCATGCGAAACAACGAAAAAAGCGCCCCCGTCGATTTGAGCCAGCCCATGGGTCGAGGGCAACCACTTCCGCCGCCAGGGACACCACTTCCAATGCCAACAAATGGGGGTACTAAAATAGGACCCGTTCCCACATCGAAGCGGAGATCTCCTAGTTTAGTACTAGAGGAACAGGCTGCCCTtgcggctgaagaagatcagACTAGACGGCACCAATCCGCagcgtggagaagaagacaagataGCCAACTGCAAGAGGAATCTAGTCCAAATATCCTCATCGTTGCTGCACCAGATGATTCGCAGCCTAATAGTCCTGCCATGGAAGCCGAGACGCATCAGACCGAACTTTGGAACCGAGACTTTCCAGATGCACAGCAGCAAATTAGCAATGTTGCAAGCAGCATTAAGTCTGCCGCTACAAATTCCACAGATAAAATGACGAATAATTTAGATACAGAAATCTCTGCCACCACAGGCCGACCAATTCCATCTAGCCCGTCAGCTTTTGCAGATCTGAACGATGATGAATACTCTGCATGGATGGACGACGACTAG
- a CDS encoding uncharacterized protein (BUSCO:EOG092D2AZW), protein MPPPRKPQTGAASKEENIYIPSFISKRPFYAGEEGDDDNDYLKHQRREEKNEKAQWYDRGKKAGPAATKYRKGACENCGSMTHKAKDCLSRPRAKGAKWTGKDIQADEVVQDVKLGWDAKRDRWNGYDAREYRRVVDDFNEMEELRKQAKNAIAGDDDDDEEGKDDGDKYAEENDMSKHQSTATRQLRIREDTAKYLLNLDLESAKYDPKTRALVNSGATADTAADLFAEEGFMRSSGDAGEFEKAQRYAWEAQEKSGDTTQHLQANPTAGAFYRKKQADEAEARRLERERELLEKYGGDAHKAMPAALRNMAMSESETFVEYDEAGLIKGAPLRGVKSKYAEDVMINNHTSVWGSWWSNFKWGYACCHSFIKNSYCTGEEGKEAWEAAERQRFGAPVTERETEPLPEESEEAELGTTLKDARSRKRTQEEMLNGVSEAEMDEYRRKRTVAQDPMANLLGKDELLS, encoded by the coding sequence ATGCCGCCCCCTCGGAAGCCTCAAACAGGCGCAGCCTCGAAAGAGGAAAACATTTATATCCCATCCTTCATCAGTAAACGACCTTTCTATGCTGGGGAAGAAggtgacgacgacaatgacTACCTGAAGCATCAGCGtcgagaagagaaaaacgaaAAGGCGCAATGGTACGATCGCGGGAAGAAGGCTGGGCCAGCGGCAACGAAGTACCGAAAAGGCGCGTGTGAGAACTGCGGATCAATGACCCACAAAGCCAAAGACTGCCTAAGCCGGCCAAGAGCGAAAGGAGCGAAATGGACGGGCAAGGACATCCAGGCAGACGAAGTCGTCCAAGATGTCAAGCTGGGATGGGATGCAAAACGAGATCGTTGGAATGGCTACGACGCTAGGGAGTATCGCAGAGTGGTGGACGACTTCAATGAAATGGAGGAGCTACGGAAGCAGGCGAAAAATGCGATagccggcgatgatgatgatgatgaagagggaaaggaTGACGGTGATAAATACGCCGAAGAAAACGACATGAGCAAGCACCAAAGCACAGCTACAAGACAACTTCGGATACGAGAAGACACCGCCAAGTATCTATTGAATCTCGATCTTGAATCTGCGAAATACGATCCCAAAACCAGAGCACTTGTCAATTCCGGCGCAACAGCAGATACAGCAGCCGACTTATTTGCAGAAGAAGGGTTCATGCGATCCTCGGGAGATGCCGGCGAATTTGAGAAGGCACAAAGATATGCATGGGAAGCCCAGGAAAAGAGCGGAGATACCACCCAGCATTTACAGGCGAATCCGACGGCCGGTGCGTTTTATCGTAAGAAGCAGGCGGATGAGGCGGAAGCAAGGCGTTTGGAACGTGAACGAGAATTGTTGGAAAAATACGGGGGCGATGCGCATAAAGCGATGCCTGCTGCGCTGCGCAATATGGCCATGTCAGAGTCCGAGACATTTGTCGAGTACGACGAGGCAGGACTCATCAAGGGTGCGCCGCTAAGGGGCGTGAAATCCAAGTACGCAGAAGATGTGATGATCAACAACCATACATCAGTTTGGGGTAGCTGGTGGTCAAATTTCAAATGGGGCTATGCGTGTTGTCACTCTTTCATCAAGAACAGCTACTGTACCGGCGaggaaggcaaagaagcatGGGAAGCTGCTGAGCGCCAACGGTTTGGAGCCCCCGTGACGGAACGAGAGACCGAACCCTTACCTGAAGAGAGCGAAGAGGCTGAATTAGGAACGACTCTGAAAGATGCGAGAAGCAGGAAGCGTACGCAAGAAGAGATGTTGAACGGAGTATCAgaggccgagatggatgaaTACCGTCGGAAGAGGACTGTTGCTCAGGATCCGATGGCAAATCTACTAGGTAAAGACGAGCTGTTGAGCTAA
- a CDS encoding 40S ribosomal protein uS4, which translates to MAPRAHSKTSRVPRRPFESARLDSELKLVGEYGLRNKREVWRVGLTLSKIRRAARQLLTLDEKDPKRLFEGNALIRRLVRVGVLDESRMKLDYVLALKIEDFLERRLQTCVYKLGLAKSIHHARVLIRQRHIRVGKQIVNVPSFIVRLDSQKHIDFALTSPFGSGRAGRVRRKKAKAAEKGEGGEEEEDDE; encoded by the exons ATGGCCCCTCGTGCGCATTCCAAGACCTCGCGTGTCCCTCGCAGACCCTTCGAGTCTGCTCGTCT GGACTCTGAGCTGAAGCTCGTTGGAGAGTATGGCCTGCGCAACAAGCGTGAGGTCTGGCGAGTCGGTTTGACTCTGTCCAAGATCCGTCGTGCTGCCCG TCAACTTCTTACCCTCGACGAGAAGGACCCCAAGCGACTTTTCGAAGGCAATGCCCTGATTCGACGTCTTGTCCGTGTCGGTGTCCTCGACGAGTCTCGCATGAAGCTCGATTACGTCCTGGCCCTGAAGATTGAGGATTTCTTGGAGCGCCGCCTGCAGACCTGTGTCTACAAGCTCGGTCTTGCCAAGTCCATCCACCACGCCCGTGTCCTGATTCGCCAGCGCCATATCCGTGTTGGCAAGCAGATCGTCAATGTCCCCTCCTTCATTGTCCGTCTCGACTCCCAGAAGCACATCGACTTCGCCCTGACCTCACCATTCGGCAGCGGCCGTGCTGGTCGTGTCCGCAgaaagaaggccaaggccgccgagaagggcgagggtggcgaggaggaagaggatgacgagtAA